In Miscanthus floridulus cultivar M001 chromosome 5, ASM1932011v1, whole genome shotgun sequence, one genomic interval encodes:
- the LOC136454513 gene encoding uncharacterized protein has translation MAPVWTPPLTGFTEINVDAALSKNSNITVVAAIARDSAGVFLGASVVVLEGITDAEIAEALACREGLALAKDIHVQKLRFASDCANVIRNIKGGSMGTYSQIVREIRSGGQLFESVEFVQENRRTNGDAHRLARSSLYGSTGRHVWFLSPPDGVRNSILE, from the coding sequence ATGGCACCAGTTTGGACTCCCCCTCTGACTGGATTCACCGAGATAAATGTTGATGCAGCTCTCTCCAAGAATTCAAATATTACGGTAGTGGCTGCTATAGCTCGTGATAGTGCTGGAGTTTTTCTGGGAGCATCAGTAGTGGTACTGGAAGGGATAACAGATGCAGAAATAGCTGAAGCTCTCGCCTGTAGAGAAGGTCTGGCTCTAGCTAAAGATATTCATGTCCAGAAGCTCCGTTTTGCAAGTGATTGTGCCAACGTCATAAGGAATATCAAAGGAGGATCCATGGGCACCTATAGCCAGATTGTTCGAGAGATCAGATCAGGAGGACAGTTGTTTGAATCTGTGGAGTTTGTTCAAGAAAATCGCAGAACCAATGGTGATGCGCATAGACTCGCTAGAAGCTCCTTATACGGTAGCACTGGTAGACATGTATGGTTTTTGTCACCACCAGATGGTGTTCGCAATTCTATTCTTGAATAG